Proteins from a single region of Marinitoga sp. 1197:
- a CDS encoding Eco57I restriction-modification methylase domain-containing protein: MYENLKITIKKIKTLIKKSIDLKLNQMGFYETKYKPFFNKEIVNKNTFDMLKEMFSNEYVEKRKKYIENYTFNYLNKIISLKMLKEKEILKEKRDFNELKKYIPELFDEIYEIEMEENILQKIFEEINNVKDWHKEDILGWAYQYYNLDEERSRLFKQSQFYTPEWVVEYIVDNTLTKYYCEIYDDQEIAEKYKIKYKKRNNIKKLEEIKILDPACGSGHFLIKVYDRLKEFYERKGYSRYVYIKNIIEKNIYGIDIDERSIEIAKLVLKIKALSDGYKGDLDFNLISTDFEMINSNDIEDNILRDVYESVKDEIEGYKELGSLIILSNKSKEKIKNLQKRKIIPLFEEKTHLEKYYVDKLKKFFGILIKNFDIVISNPPYTDSHDYTPSLRKLIREKYFDFRKNLYAAFIKRNYEFLLENGLMGMITPQTFMFISSYEKLRKFIIKNMHIESLVHFGLGGVFEDVLVDTAMFIFRKNNTNEEKGIYINLNDVSYEKKKNELNKIIEKIYKNEKTKRVFKENQKEFKKIPRIPFVYWINDEIKKIFEYDKLIKFADVRQGIATGDNKRFLRYHWQVPKNEISFNHKIDRKKWVPYVKGGPYNKWFGNLWWVIAFDEENYNILKKMGNHLPNKQYYFKPGITYSMTTSKGPTFRSLPKNFLFDCKGSSIFIKNDDLKYALLGFLNSKLAFYLYKFIAGSVDLEVGDLKQIPIATRLVNENKKRDLLIDIVKMIIIIKKQNTDFSPLEFHYKGSPLHQNLKGSFEERALKKIYEKDLLDTYILLLEALVEKIIFQMYGLKKSTIREIFHKEGYPAGWLKNGEIVKIPSIINYLKKEYVEDLELHDEKINDIEKEIYRFLKHIFSKKDSIEYDENIMLKIYNKKDRNEYDNAIERISLNTKVNPIMVFNTIKDRISLDNYRVKYFLFLAVNEEYIKNKGDIKKIKAGLEKIGITDETIKKYLRNTLENYIENKFLKEQFNYYKKARPYI, translated from the coding sequence AGATGTTTTCCAATGAGTACGTTGAAAAACGGAAAAAATATATTGAAAACTATACATTTAATTATTTAAATAAAATAATATCCCTAAAAATGTTGAAAGAAAAAGAAATATTAAAAGAAAAACGCGATTTTAATGAATTAAAAAAATATATACCAGAACTTTTTGATGAAATCTATGAAATTGAAATGGAAGAAAATATATTACAAAAAATATTCGAAGAGATCAATAATGTAAAGGATTGGCATAAGGAGGATATTCTTGGTTGGGCATATCAATATTATAATTTAGATGAAGAAAGATCCAGATTATTTAAACAATCACAATTTTACACACCAGAATGGGTAGTGGAATATATTGTTGATAATACTCTAACTAAATATTATTGTGAAATATATGATGATCAGGAAATAGCAGAAAAATATAAAATAAAGTATAAGAAAAGAAACAATATAAAGAAATTAGAAGAAATAAAAATTTTAGATCCAGCATGTGGAAGTGGACATTTTTTAATAAAAGTATATGATAGGCTTAAAGAATTTTATGAAAGAAAAGGGTATAGTAGATATGTATATATAAAAAATATTATAGAAAAAAACATATATGGAATAGATATAGATGAACGCTCAATAGAAATTGCCAAACTGGTATTAAAAATTAAGGCGTTGAGCGATGGTTATAAAGGGGATTTAGATTTTAATCTTATTTCAACAGATTTTGAAATGATAAATTCAAATGATATTGAGGATAATATATTAAGAGATGTATATGAAAGTGTAAAAGATGAAATTGAAGGATATAAAGAATTAGGAAGTTTAATAATCTTAAGTAATAAATCTAAAGAAAAAATAAAAAATTTACAAAAGAGAAAGATAATACCTTTATTTGAAGAAAAAACACATCTTGAAAAGTATTATGTAGATAAATTGAAGAAATTCTTCGGTATTCTTATAAAAAATTTCGACATAGTGATTTCAAACCCACCATATACAGATTCTCATGATTACACACCTTCTTTAAGAAAATTAATTAGAGAAAAATATTTTGATTTTAGAAAAAATTTATACGCAGCTTTTATAAAAAGAAATTATGAATTTTTACTTGAGAATGGTTTAATGGGAATGATAACTCCACAGACATTTATGTTTATAAGTAGTTATGAAAAATTAAGAAAGTTTATAATAAAAAATATGCATATAGAAAGTTTGGTGCATTTTGGATTAGGTGGGGTATTTGAGGATGTGCTCGTTGATACCGCTATGTTTATTTTTAGAAAGAATAATACAAATGAAGAGAAAGGTATATATATAAATCTCAATGATGTATCATATGAGAAAAAAAAGAATGAATTAAATAAAATAATTGAAAAAATATATAAAAATGAAAAAACAAAAAGAGTTTTCAAAGAAAATCAGAAAGAATTTAAAAAAATTCCACGAATACCTTTTGTATACTGGATAAATGATGAAATAAAAAAAATATTTGAATATGATAAATTAATAAAATTTGCAGACGTAAGGCAGGGTATTGCGACAGGTGATAATAAAAGATTTTTAAGATATCATTGGCAGGTACCAAAAAATGAGATAAGCTTTAATCATAAAATTGATAGGAAAAAATGGGTACCTTATGTTAAAGGAGGCCCGTATAATAAATGGTTTGGTAATTTATGGTGGGTAATAGCTTTTGATGAGGAAAACTATAATATATTAAAGAAAATGGGAAATCACTTGCCAAATAAACAGTATTATTTTAAACCAGGAATTACATATTCTATGACAACGTCAAAAGGCCCGACATTTAGATCGCTGCCTAAAAATTTTCTTTTTGATTGTAAAGGAAGCAGTATATTTATTAAAAATGACGATTTAAAATATGCTTTATTAGGATTTCTTAATAGTAAACTTGCTTTTTATTTATATAAATTTATTGCAGGAAGTGTAGATCTTGAAGTGGGAGATTTAAAACAAATTCCAATAGCAACAAGATTGGTAAATGAAAACAAAAAAAGAGATTTATTAATAGATATAGTTAAAATGATAATTATAATTAAAAAACAAAATACAGATTTTTCACCTTTAGAATTTCATTATAAAGGGTCGCCTTTACATCAAAATTTAAAAGGAAGTTTTGAAGAAAGAGCATTAAAAAAAATATATGAAAAAGATTTACTTGATACATATATATTATTGCTTGAAGCGCTTGTAGAAAAAATAATCTTTCAAATGTATGGATTAAAGAAAAGTACAATAAGAGAGATTTTTCATAAAGAAGGATATCCAGCAGGCTGGTTAAAAAACGGAGAAATTGTGAAAATCCCTTCTATAATAAATTATTTAAAAAAAGAATATGTAGAAGATCTAGAATTACACGATGAAAAAATAAATGATATAGAGAAAGAAATATACCGCTTTTTAAAACATATATTTTCTAAAAAGGATTCTATTGAATATGATGAAAATATAATGTTAAAGATATACAATAAAAAAGATAGAAATGAATATGATAATGCGATAGAAAGAATATCATTAAATACTAAGGTAAACCCCATAATGGTTTTTAATACTATAAAAGATAGAATATCTTTGGATAATTATAGAGTAAAATATTTTTTGTTTTTAGCGGTAAATGAAGAATATATAAAAAATAAAGGAGACATAAAAAAAATAAAAGCAGGACTTGAAAAAATAGGAATAACAGATGAAACAATAAAAAAATATTTAAGAAATACACTGGAAAATTATATAGAAAACAAATTTTTAAAAGAACAGTTTAATTATTATAAAAAAGCTAGACCATATATTTAG